Within Streptobacillus felis, the genomic segment AAAAAGCTAAAGAATTCAAAGAAGATGGTACACAAATTATGTTATCATACAACGGAAAAGAAGCAAAAGCTGATTCTTTAGTAAAAATATTATCTTTAGGTATTAAAAAAGATGCTGAAGTTGTTGTATCTGCTGAAGGACCAAGTGCAGAAAAAGCAGTTGAAGAAATGGCTGAATTATTATCAACACTAGTAGATTAATAAATATTAAAATGCGTTGACAAAAATCAACGCATTTTTATTTTAACAAACTTTTTAAATATCTAAATATTTTTTCCTCTTCCATATCATTAATATAGTATAC encodes:
- a CDS encoding HPr family phosphocarrier protein, with protein sequence MSKTVTIINETGIHTRPGSVIVKKAKEFKEDGTQIMLSYNGKEAKADSLVKILSLGIKKDAEVVVSAEGPSAEKAVEEMAELLSTLVD